The following are encoded in a window of Verrucomicrobiota bacterium genomic DNA:
- a CDS encoding FkbM family methyltransferase codes for MATHQELYLPHVGWVRHAPGDEVAAYLNQGWYEYREQAFTWLSLRPGDVVVDCGAHFGLYSLIAARAMEDRGTVLAVEPNPESAAVLAGNLERSGATCARVVEGAIAAQAGRAVLYVGGPDKAAFAGLSAPSEDARQVEVRTTTLDALLDEGGIRRVDFVKIDVEGAELDVLEGAKRAIRLGALPLLMVEFNENNLRRTGRTTKELADALTAAKYTLCRFDDERCELVPCTISEPVWYDNVFAAREPETVNARLRAVERARRRVVDEIIQRGRDASRVYARQTAAEERERQTQRSLDAAAERVHMLEQHLKSLLTSKYLRAGWSTRIVRRPEWVDDFLREVEDHERRRTDSAP; via the coding sequence ATGGCGACACATCAGGAACTCTACCTGCCCCACGTTGGGTGGGTGCGTCATGCGCCAGGCGACGAGGTCGCCGCGTACCTCAACCAAGGCTGGTACGAGTATCGCGAGCAGGCGTTCACGTGGCTTTCCTTGAGGCCGGGCGACGTTGTGGTCGACTGCGGCGCACACTTTGGGCTCTACTCGCTCATTGCCGCGCGCGCGATGGAAGACCGCGGGACCGTACTTGCCGTCGAACCGAATCCGGAATCGGCTGCAGTGCTCGCGGGCAACCTCGAACGAAGCGGGGCGACGTGCGCACGCGTCGTCGAGGGGGCAATCGCTGCGCAAGCCGGCAGGGCGGTCCTCTACGTCGGCGGGCCGGACAAGGCGGCGTTTGCCGGGCTGAGCGCGCCGAGCGAGGACGCCCGGCAGGTTGAGGTTCGGACGACTACGTTGGATGCGTTGCTTGACGAAGGTGGCATCCGGCGTGTGGACTTCGTCAAGATCGACGTCGAGGGCGCCGAGCTCGACGTGCTCGAGGGTGCGAAGCGCGCGATCCGCTTGGGCGCGCTCCCGCTGCTCATGGTCGAGTTCAATGAGAACAACCTGCGGCGCACCGGCCGGACGACGAAGGAGCTTGCGGACGCGCTCACGGCGGCCAAGTACACGCTCTGCCGCTTCGACGACGAACGGTGCGAGCTCGTGCCGTGCACGATCAGCGAACCGGTCTGGTACGACAACGTGTTTGCCGCGAGGGAGCCGGAGACGGTCAACGCGCGGCTGCGCGCGGTCGAGCGTGCGCGCCGACGCGTGGTAGACGAGATCATCCAGCGCGGGCGCGACGCGAGCCGCGTTTACGCTAGGCAGACCGCCGCGGAAGAGCGTGAACGGCAGACACAGCGCAGCCTGGATGCGGCGGCCGAACGCGTGCACATGCTCGAGCAGCACCTGAAAAGCCTGCTCACTTCGAAGTACCTGCGCGCGGGATGGAGCACGAGGATTGTCCGGAGGCCTGAGTGGGTGGACGACTTCCTGCGTGAGGTCGAGGACCACGAGCGACGGCGGACGGATTCCGCGCCATGA
- a CDS encoding ABC transporter permease translates to MSDVLGQPVLRRRRMDVFRVLAALAGLVVIAYIVLLVVVDTTLLGPNTLGELLSTERTLRSILLSLAVALVASAMAMVVGIPAAYALSRLRLPGRAVFDTLVDVPIALSPIALGVILLAMFSTGPGRFVEDNAVAFSYALPGILLAQLTVVCALTIRLLKTAFDDVSPRLETIARTLGSTRWRAFRRVTLPLARRGVFAAFVISFARAFGEFGATTMIAGVAPGPRETLPAGIYLKFMTLEVSHAAGLIVLGMLVAFVVILVLRMATSADLKREIW, encoded by the coding sequence ATGAGTGACGTGCTCGGCCAGCCCGTGTTGCGGCGCCGCCGCATGGACGTGTTCCGCGTCCTGGCGGCATTGGCGGGCCTCGTCGTCATCGCCTACATCGTGCTGCTTGTCGTCGTCGACACGACGCTGCTCGGCCCGAACACGCTCGGCGAGCTGCTCTCGACCGAGCGGACACTGCGCTCGATTCTGCTCAGCCTTGCGGTGGCGCTTGTGGCGTCGGCGATGGCGATGGTCGTCGGCATTCCGGCTGCGTACGCGCTGTCGCGGCTGCGGCTGCCGGGCCGGGCGGTGTTCGACACACTTGTGGACGTGCCGATCGCGCTCTCGCCGATTGCGCTGGGCGTGATTCTGCTCGCGATGTTCAGCACGGGGCCGGGCCGGTTCGTCGAGGACAACGCCGTGGCGTTCAGCTACGCGCTGCCGGGCATTCTGCTCGCACAGCTTACGGTTGTGTGCGCACTGACAATCCGGCTGCTCAAGACGGCGTTCGACGACGTGTCCCCGCGGCTCGAGACGATCGCGCGGACGCTCGGGAGCACGCGGTGGCGCGCGTTCCGGCGAGTGACGCTGCCACTCGCCCGGCGGGGCGTGTTCGCGGCGTTTGTCATCTCGTTTGCGCGGGCGTTCGGCGAGTTCGGCGCGACGACGATGATCGCGGGGGTGGCCCCGGGGCCGCGCGAGACGTTGCCGGCCGGCATCTACCTCAAGTTCATGACGCTCGAGGTGAGCCATGCGGCGGGCCTGATCGTGCTCGGGATGCTCGTCGCGTTCGTCGTCATTCTCGTGCTGCGGATGGCGACATCGGCCGACCTGAAGCGAGAGATCTGGTAG
- a CDS encoding class I SAM-dependent methyltransferase — MGDKNLATKLIDKARQFAEATPDERIAAIRDLPRLMLQMAKAAVAPPSEDREDPRVAELLGHALVWGTRKQAKLLGAEARPTDWAYRWVIGQLRVIRFLNGGDSLVDKVLVDLGAGRWNPVMVEYADKVRHAWLVDRVEPGTSFGRGTFLRADLEAPLPLPSGGADIVVCVNTLEHLSGEGRLDLMREIERVLAPGGRALITMSYLFDLDDNALSVLSKDPTLAEQGNSITSRVDAAALLAAAPRLRLLGESDRSLLPGFEGFDERAVRGISGLLTERLADSEWATLAPQTNALGLSWAVLGMALEKPAVGDIEAACALRGRAAAPCGVSQARRRFEQVLTACPTLEGKRVLVLNDDAGELSGAIEHAGAKVQSCVANMEGYAAVKARYPDRTCWVHDLEQPWNLRVGDRYDLVVVFDVLHRLADPEPLIAYMTQLAPQIVLDTIVLDSEREEIMLFEPGASVRCAPSPSWIKERFERLDVDVHDVSGAVEDGPDGCYTWVPQGTGAHDKDGHPLRRFYLCRRRRDALSPLLVHVHMQKTGGQSVNAFLGKHSWYRMIHYYKDNPMVARWDVFHRLVNEKPEPLIFTSHVTRFSFPPLLGGRLALYFAIFRHPYDTIFSYIKYIKKNYALQVPSLRKILPGNIQEMPIEDIMKWYMRNPTPFHFTGHVLPVFFLTQTGDIERAKEIAERFFFVGITEEMPRSMEVLQRKLHPYGFHFPEVPWEKKNMTSDVKLAGYDVRTDQEFLDYAAKHLGHELAFYEWARERFEREATRFGVVGEEPDAR; from the coding sequence ATGGGCGATAAGAACCTGGCCACGAAACTGATCGACAAGGCACGGCAGTTCGCCGAGGCGACACCCGACGAGCGGATCGCCGCCATCCGCGATCTGCCGCGCCTCATGCTCCAGATGGCCAAGGCCGCCGTTGCGCCTCCGTCCGAGGATCGCGAGGATCCGCGCGTGGCGGAGCTGCTGGGCCACGCTCTTGTCTGGGGCACGAGGAAGCAGGCGAAGCTCCTCGGCGCGGAGGCGCGGCCGACGGATTGGGCTTATCGCTGGGTCATCGGACAGCTTCGCGTCATCCGTTTCCTGAACGGAGGCGACAGCCTCGTGGACAAGGTTCTCGTTGACTTGGGCGCGGGGCGATGGAACCCGGTCATGGTCGAGTATGCCGACAAGGTCCGCCACGCGTGGCTTGTCGACAGAGTCGAGCCGGGTACGTCTTTTGGACGCGGCACGTTTCTTCGGGCCGACCTCGAGGCGCCTCTGCCGCTGCCGTCGGGCGGCGCCGATATTGTCGTCTGCGTCAACACGCTCGAACACCTCTCGGGCGAGGGCCGTCTGGATCTCATGCGTGAGATCGAGCGTGTCCTGGCGCCCGGGGGCCGCGCGCTCATTACCATGTCGTACCTCTTCGATCTGGACGACAACGCGCTTTCGGTGCTCTCGAAGGACCCGACGCTCGCTGAGCAAGGCAACTCGATTACGTCGCGCGTCGACGCGGCGGCCCTGCTGGCCGCGGCGCCGCGGCTGCGCCTGCTGGGCGAATCGGATCGCTCGTTGTTGCCGGGTTTCGAGGGCTTCGACGAGCGTGCGGTGCGCGGCATCAGCGGCCTTCTCACCGAGCGGCTTGCCGACTCCGAGTGGGCGACTCTGGCGCCGCAGACCAACGCGCTTGGGCTAAGCTGGGCCGTGTTGGGCATGGCACTCGAGAAGCCGGCCGTGGGCGACATTGAGGCCGCCTGCGCATTGAGGGGAAGGGCTGCGGCGCCGTGCGGCGTCTCGCAGGCGAGGCGCCGTTTTGAGCAGGTCCTGACGGCCTGCCCGACACTCGAGGGGAAGAGGGTCCTCGTGCTGAACGACGATGCCGGCGAGCTGTCCGGCGCCATCGAGCACGCGGGCGCAAAGGTCCAGTCCTGCGTCGCGAATATGGAAGGGTATGCGGCGGTCAAGGCGCGCTACCCCGACCGCACCTGTTGGGTCCACGACCTCGAGCAGCCGTGGAACCTGCGCGTCGGCGACCGCTACGACCTGGTTGTCGTGTTCGATGTGCTGCACAGGCTTGCCGACCCCGAGCCGCTCATCGCGTACATGACGCAGCTCGCGCCGCAGATCGTGCTCGACACGATCGTGCTTGATTCCGAGCGCGAGGAGATCATGCTCTTCGAGCCCGGCGCATCGGTGCGTTGCGCGCCCAGCCCGTCGTGGATCAAGGAGCGGTTCGAGCGCCTCGATGTGGACGTACACGACGTGTCCGGCGCCGTCGAGGACGGACCCGATGGGTGCTACACCTGGGTGCCGCAGGGCACCGGCGCGCACGACAAGGACGGACACCCGCTCCGGCGGTTCTACTTGTGCCGGCGGCGGCGCGATGCACTCTCACCGCTCCTTGTCCACGTGCACATGCAGAAGACGGGCGGCCAGTCGGTCAATGCGTTCCTCGGCAAGCATTCGTGGTACCGAATGATTCACTACTACAAGGACAATCCGATGGTGGCGCGCTGGGACGTGTTCCACCGCTTGGTCAACGAGAAGCCGGAGCCGTTGATCTTCACGTCGCACGTCACGCGGTTCAGCTTCCCGCCGTTGCTCGGCGGGCGGTTGGCGCTTTACTTTGCGATCTTCCGCCACCCGTACGACACGATTTTCTCCTATATCAAGTACATCAAGAAGAACTACGCGCTGCAGGTGCCGTCGCTGCGCAAGATCTTGCCAGGCAACATCCAGGAGATGCCCATCGAGGACATCATGAAGTGGTATATGCGCAATCCCACGCCGTTCCACTTCACGGGGCACGTGCTGCCGGTGTTCTTCCTGACGCAGACGGGGGACATCGAGCGCGCGAAGGAGATCGCCGAGCGGTTCTTTTTCGTCGGAATCACGGAGGAGATGCCGCGCAGCATGGAGGTGCTTCAGCGCAAGCTCCATCCCTACGGCTTCCATTTCCCCGAGGTGCCGTGGGAGAAGAAGAACATGACGAGCGACGTGAAGCTTGCCGGCTACGACGTTCGTACGGACCAGGAATTCCTCGATTACGCCGCGAAGCATCTGGGGCACGAGCTGGCCTTCTACGAGTGGGCACGCGAGCGGTTCGAGCGTGAAGCGACGCGCTTCGGCGTCGTCGGCGAAGAGCCCGACGCCCGTTGA
- a CDS encoding glycosyltransferase family 2 protein, whose amino-acid sequence MKPPLSVVIVTYNPRPRVLEWAIDSIERQTLPKDQFELLLVDNNSDPPLDLDELRRGRSCEMRLVREPRQGNVFSRCKGIVEARSDLIVFVDDDNFLAPDYLAESLRIAQVQPSIGTFSGICDAVHERPVPRWRRCILPHVYPYLAVRNYGDRVITSSEDRWGPWEPPTSGMVLRKDVGMRFVDFVEQSPAAQGLGRKGKSSLLACEDSLLARMAYRLGYSCSYQPSLRLYHYIKASRLELRYLYRLMYGLGRSYVLLDRVLGRPLEGSAQTINTASISVALVKRFLGRLLHYQLAGPILWGWDAGFFIELRRQHQRAVRALPPC is encoded by the coding sequence ATGAAGCCGCCGCTGTCAGTCGTCATTGTCACGTACAACCCCCGCCCCCGCGTGCTCGAGTGGGCCATTGACTCGATCGAGCGGCAGACCCTGCCGAAGGACCAATTCGAGCTGCTTCTCGTTGACAACAATTCCGATCCGCCTCTCGACCTCGATGAGCTTCGGCGTGGGCGCTCGTGCGAGATGCGGCTCGTGCGGGAGCCGCGACAGGGCAACGTGTTCTCGCGCTGCAAGGGCATCGTTGAAGCGCGCAGCGATCTGATCGTGTTCGTTGACGACGACAACTTCCTCGCCCCCGATTACCTGGCCGAGTCGTTGCGCATCGCGCAGGTGCAACCGAGCATCGGCACGTTCAGCGGCATCTGCGACGCCGTGCACGAGCGGCCCGTGCCGCGGTGGAGACGGTGCATACTGCCGCACGTCTACCCGTATCTCGCCGTCCGCAACTACGGCGACCGTGTGATCACGTCGAGCGAGGACAGGTGGGGGCCGTGGGAGCCGCCGACATCGGGTATGGTGCTGCGCAAGGACGTCGGGATGCGTTTCGTCGACTTCGTCGAGCAGTCACCGGCCGCGCAGGGGCTTGGGCGCAAGGGGAAGTCGTCGCTGCTCGCGTGCGAGGATTCGCTCCTGGCTCGGATGGCGTACCGGCTCGGGTATTCGTGCTCCTACCAGCCTTCGCTGCGGCTGTATCATTATATCAAGGCGTCGCGCCTTGAACTGCGATACCTTTACCGGCTCATGTACGGGCTGGGGCGGTCGTACGTGTTGCTCGATCGCGTGCTCGGACGGCCGCTCGAAGGTTCGGCGCAGACGATCAACACGGCGAGCATCAGTGTCGCGCTCGTGAAGCGGTTTCTCGGCCGGCTGCTGCACTACCAGCTCGCGGGACCGATCCTGTGGGGGTGGGACGCGGGGTTTTTCATCGAGCTTCGGCGCCAACACCAGCGGGCCGTGCGGGCATTACCGCCATGCTGA
- a CDS encoding substrate-binding domain-containing protein produces the protein MKAAVIIVAVLLVVSAAGIIVLELLVSSDYDASKEPVVVLAVWDVKPALDEIIGRYEAQTGRRVEVRFGSSRELLARLKLDGRGDVLICSSVVARARASNEGLITRWAPGALAYLVPAIITRFDCPVEVTGLDTLVAEGLSLVIADPEQEPMGRFAAHMLEEAGLGKDARALIALTPADAPTVVELVSLGRVDAAIAWGAMQQWDPEFLRVLKVERSVTGVAAVRVAVTTFARDTAAADELVAVLRSAESQEVFRKWQYAATLDEAAKAAPRVSRAGLGKEPDVPERWRGQTENTDPGETP, from the coding sequence ATGAAAGCCGCCGTGATCATCGTGGCCGTGCTGCTTGTCGTCAGCGCTGCGGGCATCATCGTTCTCGAGCTGCTTGTGTCGTCGGACTACGATGCGTCGAAGGAGCCGGTCGTCGTGCTCGCGGTGTGGGACGTCAAGCCTGCGCTCGACGAGATCATCGGTCGTTATGAGGCGCAGACCGGGCGGCGCGTCGAGGTGCGGTTCGGCTCATCGAGGGAGCTGCTCGCGCGGCTCAAGCTCGACGGCCGGGGCGACGTGTTGATCTGCTCCTCGGTCGTCGCGCGCGCGCGGGCCTCGAACGAGGGGCTCATCACCAGATGGGCGCCGGGCGCACTCGCCTACCTTGTTCCCGCCATCATCACGCGGTTTGACTGTCCCGTTGAGGTTACGGGCCTGGACACCCTCGTCGCCGAGGGCCTCTCGCTCGTCATCGCCGATCCCGAGCAGGAACCGATGGGCCGCTTCGCTGCCCACATGCTCGAGGAGGCGGGCCTCGGAAAGGACGCACGCGCTCTCATCGCCCTGACGCCGGCGGATGCGCCGACGGTTGTCGAGCTCGTGTCGCTTGGCAGGGTGGACGCGGCGATCGCCTGGGGCGCCATGCAGCAGTGGGACCCGGAGTTTCTACGCGTCCTGAAGGTCGAGCGCAGTGTGACGGGCGTTGCAGCCGTGCGGGTCGCGGTGACGACGTTTGCGCGAGACACGGCCGCCGCCGACGAGTTGGTTGCCGTGCTCCGCTCGGCCGAGTCGCAGGAGGTGTTCCGTAAGTGGCAGTACGCCGCCACGCTCGACGAGGCGGCCAAGGCGGCACCGCGCGTGAGTCGCGCGGGCCTCGGCAAAGAGCCCGACGTGCCGGAGCGCTGGCGCGGACAGACCGAAAACACTGATCCAGGAGAGACGCCATGA
- the mutY gene encoding A/G-specific adenine glycosylase produces MKQLRGQPDPREATIFRRRLLRHFRATMRDLPWRRRITPYRVLVAEMMLQQTQVERVKDYFQRWMRRFPSIKVLAAAPLDDVLKHWEGLGYYTRARNLHRAARFIVEKHGGRVPRDFDALRALPGLGRYTAGAVLSIACNLRAPILDGNVARVLCRVFAIRRDPSKAATRRLLWTLSEALIPDGEARDFNQAMMEHGALVCTPRVPKCGACSIKTLCTAQARGWQDRLPVRIRRPKILKHDIGVAVVCERGRYLIQQRPDDDRLGGLWEFPGGKREPRESIAACIRRELIEELGVEVEVGEKLCEVDHTYTHYHVTLHVYRCRITRGRPHAHYAQRIAWARPTDFARYTFPASNLRIISSLRGHGRP; encoded by the coding sequence ATGAAACAGCTTCGAGGACAACCCGATCCGCGCGAGGCGACGATCTTCCGGCGCCGCCTGCTGAGGCATTTCCGCGCCACCATGCGCGACCTGCCGTGGCGACGCCGCATCACGCCCTACCGCGTCCTCGTTGCCGAGATGATGCTCCAACAGACCCAGGTCGAGCGCGTCAAAGACTACTTCCAGCGCTGGATGCGCCGCTTCCCGTCGATCAAGGTGCTTGCCGCCGCACCGCTCGACGACGTGCTCAAGCACTGGGAAGGCCTCGGCTATTACACGCGCGCCCGCAACTTGCACAGGGCCGCCCGCTTCATCGTCGAAAAACACGGCGGCCGCGTACCGCGCGACTTCGATGCCCTGCGCGCGCTACCCGGACTCGGACGCTACACGGCTGGCGCCGTGCTGAGCATCGCCTGCAACCTGCGCGCGCCGATCCTCGACGGCAACGTCGCCCGCGTGCTCTGCCGCGTCTTCGCTATCCGGCGCGACCCCTCAAAAGCGGCGACGCGCAGGCTGCTCTGGACGCTGAGCGAAGCCCTCATCCCAGACGGCGAGGCGCGCGACTTCAACCAGGCGATGATGGAGCACGGCGCGCTCGTCTGCACGCCACGCGTCCCGAAGTGCGGCGCCTGTTCCATCAAGACGCTCTGCACCGCCCAGGCGCGCGGTTGGCAAGACAGGCTGCCCGTCAGAATCAGGCGCCCGAAGATCCTCAAGCACGACATCGGCGTCGCCGTCGTCTGCGAGCGTGGCCGCTACCTCATCCAGCAGCGGCCCGACGACGACCGCCTCGGCGGCCTCTGGGAGTTCCCCGGCGGCAAGCGCGAGCCGCGCGAGTCAATCGCCGCCTGCATCCGGCGCGAGCTGATCGAGGAGCTCGGCGTCGAAGTCGAAGTAGGCGAGAAGCTCTGCGAGGTTGATCACACTTACACCCACTACCACGTCACCCTGCACGTCTACCGCTGCCGCATCACGCGCGGCCGCCCGCACGCGCACTATGCCCAACGTATCGCCTGGGCCCGCCCCACCGACTTTGCGCGCTACACGTTCCCCGCCTCCAACCTCCGCATCATCAGTAGCTTGCGCGGGCATGGCCGGCCCTGA
- a CDS encoding glycosyltransferase — MLTFSIVIPNFNSGAVLERCIESLLAQGHSALQLIMADGGSTDESRAMIDKYREHFDVVISEKDDGQADGINKGLSRATGDVVGWLCADDELLPGALQHVAETFELHPNADVVNGACERRYPDGSRVIYKPDADPWSVITVKDVIEQPSTFWRRALHERLAPLASDYYMAFDWDLWIRMRNAGAKIVTTNRVLSRYYFTEENKCGRAGNRFAEEAFRIIRQYGPLGGRLAFVYRFIYRHFDLKGCYDRPVTCSRARWLAYWLTRAVLNVLIGPRLLNMYNWHFASCQERGLKWWE; from the coding sequence ATGCTGACGTTCTCGATTGTCATACCCAACTTCAATTCGGGCGCGGTGCTCGAGCGGTGCATCGAGTCGCTGCTCGCGCAGGGGCATTCCGCGCTTCAGCTCATCATGGCCGATGGCGGCAGCACGGACGAGTCGCGCGCCATGATCGACAAGTATCGCGAGCATTTCGACGTCGTCATCAGCGAGAAGGACGACGGGCAGGCCGACGGGATCAACAAGGGGCTTTCGCGCGCCACGGGCGATGTCGTCGGCTGGCTGTGCGCCGACGACGAGCTGCTGCCGGGCGCGCTCCAGCACGTTGCCGAGACGTTCGAGCTGCACCCCAACGCGGATGTAGTCAACGGGGCGTGCGAACGGCGCTATCCCGACGGTTCACGGGTCATCTACAAACCGGACGCCGATCCGTGGAGCGTGATCACCGTCAAGGACGTGATCGAACAGCCGAGCACGTTCTGGCGTCGCGCGCTCCATGAGCGGCTCGCGCCGCTGGCGAGCGATTACTATATGGCGTTCGATTGGGACCTGTGGATTCGCATGCGCAACGCGGGCGCGAAGATCGTTACGACAAATCGCGTGCTGTCGCGTTACTACTTCACCGAGGAGAACAAGTGCGGGCGTGCGGGCAACCGGTTCGCGGAGGAGGCGTTCCGCATTATTCGCCAATACGGTCCGCTCGGTGGCCGGCTCGCGTTCGTCTACCGATTCATCTACAGGCATTTCGACCTCAAGGGCTGCTATGACCGCCCGGTCACCTGCTCACGCGCGCGGTGGTTGGCCTACTGGCTCACGCGCGCCGTTCTCAACGTCCTCATCGGGCCCCGACTGCTCAACATGTACAACTGGCACTTCGCATCCTGCCAGGAGCGCGGCCTGAAGTGGTGGGAGTAG
- a CDS encoding type II toxin-antitoxin system PemK/MazF family toxin, translating into MNAPTVRRGEVVLVCFPFSDLSSNAVRPALVLSSDGHNASDPDVVCLMISSQARKARTSDFVLHQADADFRQSGLQVDSVFRICRLAALDRGLLRRRLGKASDRILEEVATRLLELLQLTPAP; encoded by the coding sequence GTGAACGCCCCCACTGTCAGAAGGGGTGAAGTGGTTCTGGTCTGCTTTCCCTTCTCTGATCTCTCCTCCAACGCGGTGCGCCCCGCGCTTGTCCTCTCAAGCGATGGACACAATGCATCGGATCCTGACGTTGTCTGTCTCATGATCTCTTCGCAGGCCCGAAAGGCCCGCACGAGCGACTTCGTGCTGCACCAAGCGGACGCGGACTTCCGGCAGAGTGGACTCCAAGTGGATTCGGTGTTCCGGATCTGCCGGCTCGCGGCCCTCGATAGAGGCCTGTTGAGGAGACGACTCGGCAAGGCCTCCGACCGGATACTCGAGGAGGTCGCCACACGGCTACTGGAGCTGTTGCAGCTCACACCCGCTCCGTAG